Proteins encoded in a region of the Bacillus methanolicus genome:
- a CDS encoding HIT family protein, which produces MSDCIFCKIVNGEIPSAKVYENEHVLAFLDISQVTEGHTLVIPKIHKENVYELTPEIARNLFEVVPEIANAIKKTVNPAGMNLVNNNGEAAGQTVFHYHIHIIPRYGKGDGFGAVWKTNTSEYTPEDLKKIAENISKHL; this is translated from the coding sequence ATGAGCGATTGTATTTTTTGCAAAATCGTCAATGGAGAAATTCCATCCGCGAAAGTTTATGAAAATGAACATGTCCTTGCATTTCTTGACATTAGCCAGGTGACAGAAGGTCACACACTTGTGATACCAAAAATACATAAAGAAAACGTTTATGAACTTACTCCGGAAATTGCACGAAACTTGTTTGAAGTTGTTCCGGAAATTGCAAATGCAATAAAAAAAACAGTTAACCCTGCCGGTATGAATTTAGTTAATAATAATGGCGAAGCAGCCGGCCAAACCGTATTTCATTACCATATTCACATCATTCCCCGCTACGGAAAAGGCGATGGATTCGGTGCTGTCTGGAAAACCAATACAAGTGAATACACACCTGAAGATCTGAAGAAAATAGCGGAAAATATCAGCAAACATTTGTAA
- a CDS encoding ABC transporter ATP-binding protein, translated as MALLEIRNVTGGYTKNPVLKDVSFDVHSGEIVGLIGLNGAGKSTTIKHVIGLMEPHSGQITINGLAFEHDKETYRKQFAFVPETPILYDELTLEEHLKITAMAYGIDEHTYKTRIDALLEEFRMKKRLKWFPAHFSKGMKQKVMIMCAFLVQPSLYIVDEPFVGLDPLGIQSLLDLMKKMKESGAGILMSTHILATAERYCDRFVILHEGKIRAKGTLEELRDQFSMPEATLDDLYIQLTKEEDYV; from the coding sequence ATGGCTTTGTTAGAAATAAGGAATGTAACAGGCGGATATACGAAAAATCCTGTATTAAAAGATGTTTCATTCGATGTTCATTCAGGCGAAATCGTTGGCCTTATCGGCCTTAACGGTGCTGGAAAAAGCACGACAATCAAACACGTGATCGGCCTGATGGAACCTCACAGCGGACAAATTACGATCAATGGCCTTGCATTTGAGCACGATAAAGAAACATACCGAAAACAGTTTGCCTTTGTACCGGAAACGCCGATTTTATATGATGAGCTGACACTTGAAGAGCATTTGAAAATAACCGCCATGGCTTACGGAATAGATGAACATACATACAAAACAAGAATTGACGCTTTATTAGAAGAATTTCGCATGAAAAAAAGGCTGAAATGGTTTCCGGCTCATTTTTCGAAAGGGATGAAGCAAAAAGTAATGATCATGTGTGCTTTTTTAGTACAGCCTTCTTTATATATTGTAGATGAGCCGTTTGTCGGACTTGATCCGCTTGGAATTCAATCGCTTTTAGATTTAATGAAAAAGATGAAAGAAAGCGGTGCGGGTATTTTGATGTCCACTCATATTTTGGCTACCGCGGAAAGATATTGCGACCGATTTGTTATTTTGCATGAAGGCAAGATAAGGGCAAAAGGTACGCTTGAGGAACTTCGCGATCAATTTTCAATGCCTGAAGCAACTTTGGATGACTTATATATTCAATTGACAAAGGAAGAAGACTATGTTTAA
- a CDS encoding tryptophan transporter, with the protein MNTRSLVALSLLVGIGAVLHAVVPGFFLGMKPDMMLTMMFLGIILFPEKKNVLLLGLVTGLISGLTTTFPAGLFPNIIDKLVTSFIFYGLFLALKNFRSSIFSVAVLTAVGTIISGIVFLGSAYLIVGLPGPFAALFGTVVLPASAVNTIVMVILYPVANGIVKRTKITHQTKTISS; encoded by the coding sequence ATGAATACAAGAAGTCTTGTAGCCTTGTCCTTATTAGTAGGAATTGGTGCCGTTTTGCACGCGGTTGTGCCCGGATTTTTCCTGGGGATGAAACCGGATATGATGTTAACTATGATGTTTTTGGGAATCATCCTGTTTCCTGAAAAAAAGAACGTCCTCTTATTAGGTTTAGTTACCGGACTAATTTCAGGTTTAACTACTACATTCCCTGCAGGCTTGTTCCCAAACATTATTGATAAACTGGTAACTTCGTTTATTTTCTATGGGTTATTTCTTGCACTAAAAAATTTCAGATCGTCGATTTTTAGTGTTGCAGTCTTAACTGCTGTTGGCACGATCATTTCAGGAATCGTCTTTTTAGGATCAGCATATTTGATTGTAGGTCTTCCCGGACCATTTGCCGCATTATTTGGAACGGTTGTATTGCCAGCGTCAGCGGTCAATACGATTGTGATGGTTATTCTTTATCCGGTGGCAAATGGAATTGTGAAAAGAACAAAAATTACTCATCAAACCAAGACAATTAGCAGTTGA
- the serC gene encoding phosphoserine transaminase, whose product MNRAFNFNAGPAALPEAVLQKAANEWFNFNDTGMSLMELSHRSKDYEEVHFGAVSLLRKLMQIPDDYEVLLLQGGASLQFSMVPMNLLQPGKTGYYVLTGSWSEKALKEAKKIGQTSILASGKENNYKAIPDISGVQVQSDAAYVHITSNETIHGTQWHTFPKNLGAPLVADMSSDILSKPINVQDFGLIYAGAQKNLGPSGLTVVIIKKELLSRAKDELPVMLNYRTHAENDSLYNTPPTLAIYLFKLVLEWLESIGGVEKISELNEQKAKILYDVIDNSDGFYLGHADPESRSQMNVTFRLKSDEVTASFLAQAKEKGFIGLKGHRSIGGCRASIYNAVPLDHVAKLADFMKSFQKQY is encoded by the coding sequence ATGAATCGCGCGTTTAACTTTAATGCTGGGCCTGCTGCGCTCCCAGAGGCTGTATTGCAAAAAGCAGCGAATGAATGGTTCAATTTTAATGATACGGGCATGTCTTTAATGGAATTAAGTCATCGCAGCAAAGATTATGAAGAAGTTCACTTTGGAGCTGTTTCTCTTCTCCGGAAACTTATGCAAATACCGGATGATTATGAAGTTCTCTTGCTTCAGGGCGGGGCCAGTCTGCAATTTTCGATGGTGCCGATGAACCTGCTTCAACCGGGAAAAACGGGATACTATGTGCTTACCGGTTCCTGGTCTGAAAAAGCATTAAAAGAAGCAAAAAAAATAGGGCAAACTTCAATCCTTGCTTCAGGAAAAGAAAACAATTATAAAGCAATCCCCGATATATCCGGTGTACAAGTGCAAAGTGATGCCGCTTATGTTCATATCACAAGCAACGAAACAATACATGGCACGCAATGGCATACATTCCCAAAAAACTTGGGTGCCCCTCTTGTTGCCGATATGTCAAGTGATATATTGAGCAAGCCGATAAACGTTCAAGATTTTGGCTTAATCTATGCCGGAGCACAAAAGAATCTGGGGCCTTCAGGATTAACCGTTGTCATTATTAAAAAGGAATTGTTGTCCCGCGCCAAGGACGAGCTTCCTGTTATGTTAAATTACCGAACCCATGCGGAAAATGATTCACTTTATAACACCCCTCCAACTCTTGCCATTTACTTATTCAAGTTAGTGCTTGAATGGCTGGAATCAATTGGTGGAGTAGAAAAAATTTCGGAACTGAATGAACAAAAGGCAAAAATATTGTATGACGTCATTGATAACAGCGACGGTTTTTATTTAGGCCATGCAGATCCCGAAAGCCGTTCACAAATGAATGTTACATTTCGACTTAAATCAGATGAAGTCACTGCGAGCTTCCTGGCACAAGCTAAGGAAAAAGGTTTTATCGGCTTAAAAGGCCACCGTTCAATCGGCGGATGCAGGGCTTCCATCTATAATGCAGTCCCGCTTGATCATGTTGCAAAACTGGCTGATTTTATGAAAAGCTTCCAAAAACAATATTAA